A window from Miscanthus floridulus cultivar M001 unplaced genomic scaffold, ASM1932011v1 os_2306_1_2, whole genome shotgun sequence encodes these proteins:
- the LOC136534793 gene encoding peroxidase 5-like has protein sequence MGGRRGRGGEAAALVWAVVVLMAAAGSRAQLLVGFYDTLCPAAEIIVQDEVSKAASGNPGIAAGLLRLHFHDCFVRGCDASVLLDSTAGNQAEKDAAPNASLRGFEVIDSAKTRLEQACFGVVSCADILAFAARDALALVGGNAYQVPAGRRDGNVSSAQEAGANLPPPTASVSRLNQVFGAKGLSQSDMVALSGAHTVGAARCSSFDARLYSYGPSGAGQDPSMDPAYLAALTQQCPQAQGSDPAVPMDPVTPTTFDTNYYANLVAKRGLLASDQALLADPTTAAQVVGYTNSPATFQTDFVAAMLKMGAIEVLTGTAGTIRTNCRVAS, from the exons ATGGGGGGACGCAGAGGCAGAGGAGGAGAAGCGGCGGCCCTGGTGTGGGCTGTGGTGGTGTTGATGGCGGCGGCCGGGTCGCGGGCGCAGCTGCTGGTGGGGTTCTACGACACGCTGTGCCCGGCGGCGGAGATCATCGTGCAGGATGAGGTCAGCAAGGCGGCGTCCGGGAACCCCGGCATCGCCGCCGGCCTCCTCCGCCTCcacttccacgactgcttcgtcagG GGGTGCGACGCGTCGGTGCTGCTGGACTCGACGGCGGGCAACCAGGCGGAGAAGGACGCGGCGCCGAACGCGAGCCTTCGCGGCTTCGAGGTGATCGACAGCGCCAAGACGCGGCTGGAGCAGGCCTGCTTCGGCGTCGTCTCCTGCGCCGACATCCTCGCCTTCGCCGCCCGCGACGCCCTCGCGCTG GTCGGGGGCAACGCGTACCAGGTGCCGGCGGGGAGGAGGGACGGCAACGTCTCGTCGGCGCAGGAGGCGGGCGCGAACCTGCCGCCGCCGACGGCGAGCGTGAGCCGGCTGAACCAGGTGTTCGGCGCCAAGGGGCTGAGCCAGTCGGACATGGTGGCGCTGTCAGGCGCGCACACGGTTGGCGCCGCGCGCTGCAGCTCCTTCGACGCCCGGCTCTACTCGTACGGGCCCAGCGGCGCCGGGCAGGACCCGTCCATGGACCCCGCGTACCTGGCGGCGCTCACGCAGCAGTGCCCGCAGGCCCAGGGGAGCGACCCGGCGGTGCCCATGGACCCCGTCACGCCCACCACCTTCGACACCAACTACTACGCCAACCTGGTGGCCAAGCGCGGCCTGCTCGCCTCCGACCAGGCGCTGCTCGCCGACCCGACCACCGCCGCGCAGGTGGTCGGCTACACCAACAGCCCCGCCACGTTCCAGACCGACTTCGTCGCCGCCATGCTCAAGATGGGCGCCATCGAGGTGCTCACCGGCACCGCCGGCACCATCCGGACCAACTGCAGGGTGGCCAGCTAG
- the LOC136534797 gene encoding syntaxin-52-like encodes MARSVLPITAPRGGAAASSSSPVDQWTKRLQEAQRLVDEVAERVTERESVPPSLPRELQRRTAEIRRKVAILGTRLDMLKEDLSDLPKRQNISLKQLGKLAEKLSGVSSKAQEVGGQFTMKYSSDRNDLCEKSAKIDVSSIANMDNHEMVKLQRKVIKEQDAELEILEETVTSTKHIALAINGELDLQTKLIENLDEKVEDTSNRLQRALKRLKALNTRMRKSSSCWGIVLSVVAVVICVAIVWALITI; translated from the exons ATGGCGCGTTCAGTTCTTCCGATCACGGCCCCTCGCGGAGGTGCAGCGGCGTCATCGTCTTCCCCGGTGGATCAGTGGACGAAGCGGTTGCAGGAGGCCCAGAGGCTGGTGGACGAGGTCGCCGAGCGGGTCACCGAGAGGGAGTCCGTGCCGCCGTCGCTGCCGCGCGAGCTGCAGCGCCGGACCGCCGAGATCCGGCGCAAGGTCGCCATCCTCGGGACCAGGCTCGACATGCTCAAGGAGGACCTGTCTGATCTCCCCAAAAGGCAAAACAT AAGCTTGAAACAGTTGGGGAAGCTCGCCGAGAAGCTCTCCGGTGTGAGTTCCAAGGCACAGGAGGTTGGCGGCCAGTTCACTATGAAGTACTCCTCGGACAG GAACGATTTGTGCGAGAAGAGCGCAAAGATAGATGTAAGCAGCATTGCCAACATGGACAACCATGAGATGGTCAAATTGCAGAGGAAGGTCATCAAAG AGCAAGATGCTGAACTGGAGATCCTGGAGGAGACTGTTACCAGCACGAAGCACATTGCGCTCGCGATCAATGGGGAGTTGGACCTGCAAACTAAGCTCATT GAGAACTTGGACGAGAAGGTTGAAGACACAAGCAACCGTCTGCAG CGTGCGCTGAAGAGGCTGAAAGCACTCAACACGCGCATGAGGAAAAGCAGTTCTTGTTGGGGCATCGTGTTGTCGGTCGTTGCCGTTGTAATCTGTGTTGCCATAGTCTGGGCTCTGATAACGATCTAA
- the LOC136534795 gene encoding nascent polypeptide-associated complex subunit alpha-like protein 1 produces MVSEQAPAAEVVEGNEAAAPAPVESEEAAPKAEEQQKEDEAPVVVEDVKEGEDEDDDDDVDDDEADEGELGAGATEGTKQCRSEKKSRKAMMKLGMKPVTGVTRITIKRAKNILFVVSKPDVFKSPASETYVIFGEAKIEDLSSQLQAQAAQQFRMQDLSKVMAKQDAAAAAAAPADEEEEIDEAGIEPRDIDLVMTQASVTRAKAVKALKANDGDIVSAIMELTA; encoded by the exons ATGGTCAGCGAGCAAGCTCCAGCGGCGGAGGTGGTGGAGGGCAAcgaggcggcggcgccggcgcccgtGGAGAGCGAGGAGGCCGCGCCCAAGGCGGAGGAGCAGCAGAAGGAGGACGAGGCGCCGGTCGTCGTCGAGGACGTCAAGGAaggcgaggacgaggacgatgacgacgacgtcgACGATGACGAAGCTGATGAAG GTGAGCTAGGTGCCGGCGCAACCGAGGGCACCAAGCAGTGCCGCAGCGAGAAGAAGAGCCGCAAGGCCATGATGAAGCTCGGAATGAAACCCGTCACCGGCGTCACCAGGATAACCATCAAAAGAGCCAAGAAC ATACTGTTCGTGGTGTCCAAGCCGGACGTCTTCAAGAGCCCGGCGTCGGAGACGTACGTGATATTCGGCGAGGCCAAGATAGAGGACCTGAGCTCCCAGCTGCAGGCGCAGGCCGCGCAGCAGTTCAGGATGCAGGACCTCAGCAAGGTGATGGCCAAGCAggacgcggccgccgccgcggcggcgccggccgacgaggaggaggagatcGACGAGGCCGGGATAGAGCCCCGCGACATCGACCTCGTCATGACGCAGGCCAGCGTCACCCGCGCCAAGGCCGTCAAGGCTCTCAAGGCGAACGACGGCGACATCGTCAGCGCCATCATGGAGCTCACGGCCTGA
- the LOC136534794 gene encoding LOW QUALITY PROTEIN: endoribonuclease Dicer homolog 1-like (The sequence of the model RefSeq protein was modified relative to this genomic sequence to represent the inferred CDS: deleted 2 bases in 2 codons), which produces MAGGPGGGDAGGEHAAASYWYDACEDGASLLCGIDFAASADFDPGLIPAMDCGADGGLVAEIDRILESINAEAVPAPPPPLPPPAPAPVAPLQPQPQLQEAAATVAHNAVAVADLSQRTPAVEARKEPRRESPAAAANGGGECRDGKRQRLTAGGTGGPRHDWRRRPMLPPPPLPPSRGWEDRRGRRDYDRSRKRDRDGHYGHDHHRRDARGFWERDRGGKMVFRHGMWESETDRHGKRARTQDGSPATENKAEVDRTGNEKPVTEEKARQYQLEVLEQAKSRNTIAFLETGAGKTLIAVLLIKSICDKMLKENKKMLAVFLVPKVPLVYQQAEVIRERTGYWVGHYCGEMGQDFWDSRKWKREFESKQVLVMTAQILLNILRHSIIKMDAIHLLILDECHHAVKKHPYSLVMSEFYHTTPKDKRPAVFGMTASPVNLKGVTSQEDCAIKIRNLESKLDCVVCTIKDRKELEKHVPMPLEVIVHYDKAATLLSFHEQIKQMEAAVEEAALSSSKRTKWQFMGARDAGSRDELRLVYGVSERTESDGAANLIQKLRAINYALGELGQWCAYKVAQSFLTALQNDERANYQVDVKFQESYLKKVVDLLHCRLTEGAAMKSDSNDVEMHNSENPQPNELEEGELPDSHAVSVGEHVDEVIGAAVADGKVTPRVQALIKILLKYQHTEDFRAIIFVERVVTALVLPKVFAELPSLGFIRCASLIGHNNNQEMRSCQMQDTIAKFRDGRVTLLVATSVAEEGLDIRQCNVVIRFDLAKTVLAYIQSRGRARKPGSDYILMLERGNLSHEAFLRNARNSEETLRKEAIERTDLSHLDGTSMLSPVDTSPDSMYQVESTGAVVSLNSAVGLIHFYCSQLPSDRYSILRPEFIMQKHEKPGGSTEYSCKLQLPCNAPFEKLEGPICSSIRLAQQAVCLAACKKLHEMGTFTDTLLPDRGSGEGEKTEQNDEGDPLPGTARHREFFPEGVADILQGEWILSGRDGYQSSQFIKLYLYSVNCVNIGTSKDPFVTQLSNFALIFGKELDAEVLSTTMDLFVARTIITKASLVFRGPIEITESQLILLKSFHVRLMSIVLDVDVDPSTTPWDPTKAYLFVPVGAEKCMDLLREIDWTLVNSIVNSDAWNNPLQRARPDVYLGTNERTLGGDRREYGFGKLRHGTAFGQKAHPTYGIRGAIAEFDVVKASGLVPGRGRGHFNDYQNQGKLFMADSCWDAKDLAGMVVTAAHSGKRFYVDSICYNMNAGNSFPRKEGYLGPLEYSSFADYYKQKYGVELIYKKQPLIRARGVSYCKNLLSPRFEHSEAGNGEFSENLDKTYYVYLPPELCLVHPLPGSLVRGAQRLPSIMRRVESLLLAIQLKDIIGYPVPSNKILEALTAASCQETFCYERAELLGDAYLKWVVSRFLFLKYPQKHEGQLTRMRQQMVSNMILYQYALNKNLQSYIQADRFAPSRWAAPGVLPVFDEETRDSEPSIFDEEFTPSSELQKNSYDDYGDSMEEDGEIEGDSSCYRVLSSKTLADVVEALIGVYYVAEGKIAANHLMKWIGINAELDPQEIPCSRPYSIPESIMKSINFDTLEGALGIKFQNKGLLVEAITHASRPSSGVSCYQRLEFVGDAVLDHLITKHLFFTYTDLPPGRLTDLRAAAVNNENFARVAVKHKLHVHLRHGSSALETQIREFVKDVQVELSKPGFNSFGLGDCKAPKVLGDIFESIAGAIFLDSGCDTSIVWKVFQPLLDPMVTPDTLPVHPVRELQERCQQQAEGLEYKASRTGNVATVEVFVDGIQIGVARNPQKKMAQKLAARNALVVLKEKETAAKKDTEKDGEKKNGSQFTRQTLNDICLRRQWPMPQYRCINEGGPAHAKRFVYAVRVNTSDRGWTDECIGEPMPSVKRAKDSAAVLLLELLNRNYRDKPDGK; this is translated from the exons TGTCGCAGAGGACCCCGGCCGTGGAGGCGAGGAAGGAGCCCAGGAGGGAGTCCCCGGCCGCCGCGGCCAATGGCGGCGGGGAGTGCAGGGACGGCAAGCGCCAGCGTCTCACTGCGGGTGGTACAGGGGGACCGCGCCACGACTGGCGGCGGCGTCCGATGCTGCCCCCGCCGCCCCTGCCTCCATCCCGTGGGTGGGAGGATCGGCGCGGAAGGCGGGATTACGACAGGTCTCGTAAGCGCGACCGCGACGGTCACTACGGCCATGATCACCACCGACGCGACGCTCGGGGTTTCTGGGAGCGTGACCGCGGCGGCAAGATGGTGTTCCGCCATGGCATGTGGGAGTCTGAGACGGACCGCCACGGAAAGCGTGCCAGGACGCAGGATGGATCCCCTGCCACGGAGAATAAGGCGGAGGTGGATCGGACGGGGAACGAGAAGCCTGTCACTGAGGAGAAGGCGAGGCAGTACCAGCTCGAGGTCCTTGAGCAAGCAAAGAGCAGGAACACAATAGCTTTCCTTGAAACTGGTGCTGGGAAGACTCTCATAGCTGTGTTGCTCATCAAAAGCATCTGTGACAAAATGCTCAAGGAGAACAAGAAGATGCTCGCTGTTTTCTTGGTGCCTAAGGTGCCTCTTGTGTATCAG CAAGCTGAAGTGATACGTGAGAGGACTGGCTATTGGGTTGGGCACTACTGCGGCGAGATGGGGCAGGATTTCTGGGATTCTAGAAAGTGGAAGCGTGAGTTTGAGTCAAAACAG GTACTTGTTATGACagctcaaattttgttgaacatCCTTAGGCACAGTATTATTAAAATGGATGCCATACATCTTTTGATTTTAGATGAGTGCCATCACGCAGTGAAAAAGCATCCATATTCTCTAGTGATGTCAGAATTCTATCACACCACTCCAAAGGACAAGAGGCCTGCTGTGTTTGGCATGACTGCTTCACCCGTTAACTTGAAGG GAGTGACTAGCCAAGAAGATTGTGCTATCAAGATACGAAATCTTGAGAGTAAACTGGATTGTGTAGTCTGTACGATCAAAGATCGGAAAGAGCTGGAGAAACATGTTCCCATGCCTTTGGAAGTCATTGTCCACTATGACAAAGCAGCCACTCTTTTGTCTTTCCATGAACAAATCAAACAAATGGAGGCTGCAGTTGAAGAAGCTGCACTTTCTAGTTCTAAGAGAACTAAATGGCAGTTCATGGGAGCTAGGGATGCAGGGTCTAGAGATGAGCTACGCCTTGTCTATGGTGTTTCTGAGCGTACAGAAAGTGATGGTGCGGCTAATTTAATTCAGAAGTTGAGAGCTATAAACTATGCTCTGGGTGAACTAGGACAGTGGTGTGCTTACAAG GTTGCACAGTCATTCTTGACAGCACTACAGAACGATGAAAGGGCCAACTACCAGGTTGATGTTAAGTTTCAAGAGTCATACTTGAAAAAAGTAGTTGATTTGTTACACTGCCGGTTGACTGAAGGGGCTGCAATGAAAAGTGATAGTAATGATGTTGAAATGCATAATTCTGAAAACCCCCAGCCAAATGAACTTGAGGAGGGAGAGCTACCTGACAGTCATG CTGTTTCTGTAGGTGAACATGTAGATGAAGTCATTGGTGCCGCAGTGGCCGATGGAAAAGTTACTCCAAGGGTGCAAGCTTTGATAAAAATACTTCTTAAGTATCAGCACACTGAGGATTTTCGTGCTATCATATTTGTAGAGCGAGTGGTAACAGCATTAGTCCTTCCTAAG GTCTTTGCAGAACTTCCATCGTTGGGCTTTATACGGTGTGCAAGCTTGATAGGTCATAACAATAACCAGGAGATGCGGTCATGCCAAATGCAGGATACAATCGCAAAATTTCGTGATGGCCGT GTTACACTGTTAGTTGCAACTAGTGTTGCAGAGGAAGGACTTGATATTCGGCAGTGCAATGTTGTCATTCGCTTTGACCTTGCAAAGACTGTTTTGGCCTACATTCAGTCTCGGGGTCGTGCTAGAAAGCCTGGATCTGACTACATATTGATGCTTGAAAG AGGAAATTTGTCTCATGAAGCTTTCTTGAGAAATGCTCGGAATAGTGAAGAGACATTGAGAAAAGAAGCTATTGAGAGAACTGATCTCAGTCATCTTGATGGCACTTCTATGCTAAGCCCTGTTGATACATCACCTGATTCTATGTACCAGGTTGAATCAACAGGTGCTGTTGTCAGTCTGAACTCTGCAGTTGGACTCATACATTTTTACTGTTCACAGCTGCCGAGTGACAG ATACTCTATTCTTCGACCGGAATTTATTATGCAAAAGCATGAGAAGCCAGGGGGTTCAACAGAATATTCTTGCAAACTTCAACTCCCTTGTAATGCTCCATTCGAGAAGCTTGAAGGTCCTATATGCAGTTCAATACGCCTGGCACAACAA GCTGTTTGTTTAGCTGCTTGTAAGAAGCTACATGAGATGGGTACCTTCACAGATACGCTTTTACCTGACAGAGGAAGTGGGGAAGGAGAAAAGACTGAACAAAATGATGAAGGTGATCCACTGCCTGGAACAGCACGCCATAGAGAGTTCTTTCCTGAAGGGGTTGCTGATATTCTGCAG GGAGAATGGATTTTATCTGGAAGAGATGGTTACCAAAGTTCACAGTTTATTAAGTTATATTTGTATTCTGTGAACTGTGTAAACATTGGGACTTCAAAGGACCCTTTTGTTACACAACTTTCAaattttgctcttatttttggcAAGGAGCTGGATGCAGAG GTTTTATCGACGACGATGGATCTCTTTGTTGCTAGGACAATAATAACAAAGGCATCTCTCGTATTCCGTGGACCAATTGAAATTACAGAAAGTCAG CTGATCCTGCTGAAGAGCTTTCATGTTAGGCTCATGAGCATAGTACTTGACGTTGATGTTGATCCCTCAACAACTCCGTGGGATCCAACAAAAGCATACCTCTTTGTTCCTGTGGGAGCTGAGAAATGTATGGATCTTTTAAGAGAGATAGATTGGACTCTAGTTAACAGCATTGTGAACTCTGATGCCTGGAACAACCCTCTTCAGAGGGCACGCCCAGATGTCTATCTTGGCACGAATGAAAGGACACTTGGCGGAGATAGGAGGGAATATGGGTTTGGGAAGTTGCGTCATGGAACTGCATTTGGACAGAAAGCCCACCCTACGTATGGTATTAGAGGAGCCATCGCTGAATTTGATGTTGTCAAAGCATCTGGATTAGTTCCTGGTCGTGGGCGGGGACATTTTAATGATTATCAAAACCAAGGCAAGTTGTTCATGGCAGATTCATGTTGGGATGCTAAAGATCTTGCTGGAATGGTTGTAACTGCCGCCCACTCAGGAAAAAGGTTCTATGTGGACAGTATTTGCTACAACATGAACGCAGGAAATTCATTCCCTAGGAAAGAGGGCTATCTGGGTCCCTTGGAGTACAGCTCGTTTGCTGATTACTACAAACAGAA GTATGGTGTGGAGTTAATTTATAAGAAACAACCTCTTATACGGGCACGTGGTGTTTCATACTGCAAAAATCTACTTTCTCCTAGATTTGAGCATTCTGAAG CTGGCAATGGAGAATTCTCAGAGAATCTTGACAAAACATACTATGTATATTTACCACCCGAATTGTGCCTTGTGCATCCTCTTCCCGGATCACTTGTTCGTGGAGCTCAGAGGTTACCCTCaataatgagaagggtggagaGC TTGCTTCTTGCAATTCAACTGAAGGACATAATTGGTTATCCAGTTCCTTCAAATAAG ATATTAGAAGCCTTGACTGCTGCGTCATGCCAGGAGACATTCTGCTATGAAAGAGCAGAGCTGCTGGGTGATGCATACTTGAAATGGGTTGTGAGTAGATTCCTTTTCCTAAAATATCCTCAAAAGCACGAGGGACAGCTCACAAGGATGCGGCAGCAGATGGTTAGCAACATGATCCTGTATCAATACGCTTTGAATAAAAACCTCCAATCTTATATCCAAGCGGATCGGTTTGCTCCATCAAGATGGGCAGCTCCAGGAGTGTTACCTGTATTTGATGAAGAAACAAGAGATTCTGAACCATCCATCTTTGATGAGGAATTTACTCCTAGCAGTGAGTTACAAAAGAACTCGTATGATGACTATGGAGATAGCATGGAAGAAGACGGTGAAATTGAGGGAGATTCTAGCTGCTATCGTGTTCTATCAAGCAAAACATTAGCAGATGTTGTGGAAGCACTTATTGGTGTCTATTATGTAGCTGAAGGGAAAATTGCTGCAAACCATCTGATGAAATGGATCGGTATTAATGCAGAGTTGGATCCTCAAGAGATCCCTTGTTCAAGGCCATATAGCATACCTGAGAGCATAATGAAAAGCATCAATTTTGACACATTAGAGGGTGCATTGGGTATCAAGTTTCAGAACAAAGGGTTACTTGTTGAAGCTATAACACATGCATCAAGACCATCATCAGGTGTTTCCTGTTACCAACGCTTGGAATTTGTTGGTGATGCTGTATTGGATCATCTCATTACGAAGCACTTATTTTTTACTTAT ACTGACCTACCTCCGGGCCGCTTGACTGACTTGAGAGCTGCAGCTGTTAATAATGAGAACTTTGCAAGGGTTGCAGTTAAGCATAAGCTGCATGTACATCTTCGCCATGGATCATCTGCATTGGAGACACAG ATTCGAGAGTTTGTGAAGGATGTCCAGGTGGAGCTTTCGAAACCAGGTTTCAATTCTTTTGGGCTTGGGGATTGTAAGGCTCCTAAGGTTCTCGGAGACATTTTTGAGTCTATTGCTGGCGCAATATTCCTGGATAGTGGGTGTGATACCTCTATAGTCTGGAAG GTTTTTCAGCCTCTGCTTGATCCAATGGTGACACCGGACACCCTTCCAGTGCACCCTGTAAGGGAGCTCCAAGAGCGCTGCCAGCAGCAAGCTGAAGGACTAGAATACAAAGCTTCACGTACAGGCAATGTAGCTACAGTTGAGGTCTTTGTTGATGGCATACAGATTGGTGTAGCTCGGAACCCACAGAAGAAGATGGCACAAAAGTTGGCGGCTAGAAATGCACTTGTTGTCTTGAAAGAGAAGGAAACTGCAGCAAAGAAAGATACTGAAAAGGATGGCGAGAAGAAAAACGGTTCTCAGTTCACTAGGCAGACCCTGAACGACATCTGCTTGAGAAGGCAATGGCCAATGCCACAGTACAGGTGTATAAACGAGGGTGGCCCTGCCCATGCCAAAAGATTTGTTTATGCGGTAAGGGTAAATACATCTGACCGTGGATGGACTGACGAGTGCATTGGAGAGCCAATGCCGAGTGTGAAAAGGGCCAAGGACTCTGCCGCCGTTCTTCTGCTCGAGCTGCTGAATCGAAATTACCGTGACAAGCCTGATGGCAAATAA